CCCATCGTCCGCTATCTTTCCGAGGAATTGGAGAGGATGGGGGTGCCCTACTCCGTCACCCGTCGCGGCGCGATCCTCGCCCTGTATCGCGGACGCGAGGTGGAAGGCGCTCGCGCGATCGTGTCGCATCTCGACACGCTCGGCGCCACCGTGAAGATGATCAAGGACAATGGCCGGCTGGAACTCGTGCCGGTCGGCACCTGGTCGGCGCGCGCGGCCGAGACCACTCGCTGCACCATCCTCAGCGACGAAGGCGCGTTTCGCGGCACGATCCTGCCCCTCAAGGCATCGGGCCACACCTTCAACGAGGAAATCGACACACAACCGGTCGGTTGGCAGCATGTCGAGCTTCGCATCGATGCCGATTGCACCGATCGCAAGAGCGTCGAAGCGCTCGGCATCCACATCGGCGATCATGTTGCGATCGACCCGGGTACCGAATTCCTCGACAACGGCTATATCGTGTCGCGTCATCTGGACGACAAAGCCGGTGTCGCGGCGATGCTCGCCGCGCTGAAGGCTATGGTCGACGATCGGGTGCGCGTGCCCGTAGACATCCACTTCATCTTCACCATCACCGAGGAGGTCGGATCGGGCGCCTCGGCGGTGCTGCTCGACAATGTCGTGGCGATGGTGTCGATCGACAACGGCACCACCGCTCCCGGCCAGAACAGTGCCGAATTCGGGGTGACGATCGGCATGGCGGACCAGGTTGGACCGTTTGATTACCACCTCACCCGCAAGCTCATCCGGCTCTGCGCCGAACACGACATCCGGCACCAGCGCGATGTCTTTCGCTACTATCGCTCCGACAGTGCGTCGGCCCTCGAAGGCGGCGCCGACGTGCGCACCGCGCTGATCACATTCGGCATCGACGCAAGCCACTCTTACGAGCGGATCCATCTCCACGCGCTCAAGTCGATCGCCGAGCTCACCTATCTCTATGCGGCAAGCCCCGTCGAGATCGCGCGCGACATCGAGGAACTGGCGGGTCTCGAAGGCTTCACAGAGCAACCGACCGATCCCGCCCCGCACAGCCACGACGACCCGTCCGCGCACGGGTGAGAGCCGTCAGACGAAGCAGGCCGGATCCCCTGCGGCGGTGAGCCGCGGCGAAGGCTCTTCCTGCCCCGCACCTGCGCTGGCGAAGAGTTCATCCTCCTCCTCGTGCACTTCCAGGCGCGCCGGATCATATTGGGCGACGCTGCTCAGGCGGCGCCAGTCGACGATTCGCATCGTGTCGCCCTCGATCCGGATCACCTGGGAGAGGCTGAGCAGCGCCAGGGTCCGCTTCACCTTGCACAGCGGCACATCCAGCGTGCGCGACAGTTCTTGCCTGGGGAGCGGCAGGGACGCGTCCCGGTCCCCCCCATGCCGGCCAAGCTGAAAGCCGAGCTCGCACAGCAGATAGGCCAACCGGCCGCGCGTATTGCGCCGCGTGTCGTCCGCACGCTCCGCGGCGGCGGCCGTCGCCAGCGCCGCCTTCACCTTCCACTCCTCGTCCTGGGCATCGTTGCGGACGAACAGGAACGGCAGAGCGGACACGGACGAAGGGATGGACGCAGAGAAAGCCGACGAAAAAGGAGACAGAAAGGACGCGTTCAACCCGGTTCTCCGAAGCGGCGGCCACTCCAGGCCGGCTGTTTATTCTTCGGGATCAACACTTTGGAGAGGCCGCGCGTTCCTTGCTATCAGATTAACAAGGATCAAGCTGATCGGAGTCAGACGAAGATCGACCACCCTGTTCGCTCGACCAGTCGCTCGAGCGCGACCGCCCCCACCAGCGAAGTTCCGGCATCGTTGAGGCCTGGCGACCACACGGACACCACTCCGACCCGCGGTACGATCGCGAGGATCGCTCCGCTGACCGCGCTCTTCCCGGGCAGGCCGACGCGGAAGGCGAAATCGCCGCTATTGTCATAGTGGCCGCTGGTCAGCATGAGTGCGTTGATGCGACGCGCCCGCGAAGGCGTGCAGACCACTTCCCCCTTCACCGGATCGACACCGTCGAACGCGAGGAACAGGCCGGCCTGGGCAAGCTGGCGGCAGCTCATCGCGACCGAACACTGGCGGTAGTAAAGGGAGAGGACTTCTTCCGGCGGGTTGGAAAGATTTCCGAACGCCGCCACGAAGTGAGCGAGGCTGCGGTTGAACGCACCCGCGCGTGATTCCGACATCGCGATCGACTCGTCGATGCCGATGTCGGACGCGCCCGATCGCGTGCGCAGGAATTCGAGCAGTTCGGCGCAGGCCTCCTCGCGTCCGCGACGGCCGATCAGCTGGTCGCAGACCACCAGGGCGCCGGAACTGGTCAGCGGGTTGCGCGGCTTCCCCTTCTCGATCTCGAGCTGGATGATCGAGTTCACCGGGGATCCCGCCGGTTCGCGGCCGACGTGGTTCCACAAGGCCGATTTCACATGGTGTAGGGCAAGCGCGAGGCTGAAGACGTAGGAGAGGCTCTGGATGGTGAAGGCCTCCTCGCCATCACCCGCGACGAAGGTCGAACCATCCTCGAGCGCGATCGCCATGCCGAACTTGTGCGGATCCGCCTGGGCGAGCACGGGAATATAGGACGCGACCTTGCCGGTTCCGCGATAGGCGTGAACGTCGCTCAGAACGTCTTCGATCAGCGCTTGATAGTCCATCCTCGTCTCCTGGAAGCTTCACGTTCAGGCAACGCCCACCCGTCCACGCCGCTCCGCCGGCGGAATGTTCCCGACCCGGAATGGCAACAGCCCGTCCTGCACATGGCAGCGCTCAGACGCGATCCGGATAGTCCGGCTGAATGTCCGTCGGGATGTGGGTCGTCGCGGCAAGCACCGTCTCGACATGCTCGTCGAGCCTGGCGTAGCGATCGAAGAACGCCTTCGTCCCCGCATAATCGCCATTGCCCTGCAACCGCACGAGATCGGCCACGAGATCGCGCAGACCCGCTTCGAGCCTGTCATAGTCGACCCGGAACCGTCCCGCCTTGCCGTCCCAAGCGAACGCCCCCTTGTCCTTGAGGTAGCTGTACTGCATCGCGGCCCCGCGCCCGTGCGCCTCGTCGACGCCGAAACGGACGGCGCGGAAGATCCCGGCGAAATAGGTCGCGAGCAGCTGCTCGCGTTCTGCCACCGGCATCTCGCCGCGCCGCATCAGGTAGAGGATGTTCCACACCCCCATGACGTCGGCCTTGGCCTCTTCGCTCGCGGAATAGACGTCCTTGAGCTCGGCATTCACCGTGGTCTGCCGTCCGTCCAGGATGATCGTTCCCGGCCCCAGGCTATGGGAGAGCTCGTGGAAGAGGGTCTCCCCCTCCATATATTTCTTCGAGACGAGCCGCGCCTGATCGGGCACCAGCACCAGCGACGCCATCGGTGCCAGGATCCGGTCATATTTGGCGCCGAGCACGTTGGCCAGGATCACCTTCTTGGCGCCCTTCTGCTCGCGCACGCGCTCGTCATTGGGCAGGTTGAAGGCAACGGTCTGCACGCCGGGAACATTGTCGCCACCACCATGCACCTGGTCGGCAACCAGGATCGGCGACGTGAACGGGCGGTTGAAATTCTTGTAGCGCTCCTCGACGGGAAGGTTCCGTTCCATGTCGGGTAGCAGGCTCTTATACTTGGCGAGAGCCGCGCTTTCCTTCGGGTCCTGCACCGTCACGAAAGCCTCGAACGCGGTCTTCGTGCCGTAGAGCGTATCGGTATAGACCTCGTAGGGACCGATCACGACCTCGATCGGCGTGTTCTCGACATCCATCCAGGCCAGCTCGGATGCGTAATAATCGTTGGTTCGGAACGCTTTCGCGCGGAGGCTGAGAAAGTTGCGCAGGCTCCTGTTCGAGGTTCGGGCCGCGGCTTGTTCGAGCAGCCGCGCCGCGGGCTCCAGCCACTCCCGATATTCGACGCTGTACGGGATCGCCACCAGCTTCTCGCCCTGCCGCCGCACCACGGTGTACGGCGACATAAGGGCCTCCTTCTGCTCCGGATTGGCCGCAAGATAGGCCTCGAACACCTCCTTGGTGAGATCGCGCGGGTAGAAGCCGGCACCCGCCGGCGGTGGTGTATCGCCATAGAAGGGACGATTCTCCGCAAGCGTGTCCCAGGGCCCGAAATGAAGATCGAACATATCGAGCCATTGCGCCCGGCGGGGATCCCGGCTGCGTTCGATCTCCGCACGCACGGTCGGATTCCCGACGGACCGCTGACGCAGATAAATCGGGTTCATCAGCTCGGCCGCCTGGATGAGCAGGTTGATCACGGATCGCTCTTCCGCGTTGAGAAACGCGGTGTTGGCGGGCATTGCGATGCGTGCGATCTGGGCCCGCGACGCAGCCAGATCGTAGCCTGAGTCCGGTGTCGAAGGGCCTGCAATCTCCCTGTCACCCGACGTCGCCGCGCAGCCGGTCGCGGCAAGCATGAGGGCGGCGAGCGCCAGTTTGCGCATTCAACTCTCCTGTGTCGTCCGTGTCGCCGGCCCGAACCTGTTAGCAGCGACGACGGCCGCAAAGAAGCCGATACGCCGGACCGTTGCAAGTCACAGGCGGTCCGCAAGCGCGCGGCCTTCCTCCCCATGGACTCGGCGACGTGAGCGGTGCAACTTCGTCTGTCCGAGAGATGGAGTGAGACGCCATGCCTCTGTACAGGCTCTGCTTCCAGGAACGCGGGGCGCACCGCGTCGAACAGCAAGTCGGTTTCTTCAACGACGAAGGCGCACTTGCCTACGCGCGCCGCTTCGCCCGCGGCCGGGCCGTCGAGGTCTGGCGCGACGCCGTCCTGCTGCACCGGGACCCTGCGCCGCGCGTCCTTGCCGAAAGCCTGTAGCAGCCTAGCTCAGCAGCTCTTCGGCGCCGCCGGAGCCCGATTGCCGTTCGAACATGCGCCGGTAGGAGCCATCCTTCCGGGCCAGCAGCGCTTCATGAGTCCCATCCTCCACGATCCGTCCCTGATCGAAGACCAGGATCCGGTCCAGCGCCCGCACGGTCGACAAGCGATGGGCGATGACGATCGCGGTGCGCCCGACGAGGAGCCGTTCGATCGCCTGCTGGATCAGCGCTTCCGAGTCTGAATCGAGACTCGACGTCGCTTCGTCCAGGACCAGAATGGGTGCATCGGCGAGAAACGCCCTCGCCAGGGCGACCCGCTGACGTTCGCCCCCGGAGAGCTTGACGCCCCGTTCACCCACCAGCGTGCGATAGGCTTGCGGCAATGCGGAAATGAAAGCGTGGGCGTTGGCGAGCGATGCCGCCTGCTCGATCTCCGCCTGGCTTGCGTCCGGCCTCGCATAAGCGATGTTGTCTGCCAGGCTGCGGTGAAACAGCAGCGGCTCCTGCGGCACGATCGCGATCTGCCGGCGAAGCGAGGTCTGCAACACCGTTGCGATATCCTGGCCGTCGATCCGGATCGCGCCCGAACGGACGTCGTGCAGTCTCTGGATCAGCTTGACGAAGGTGGTCTTGCCCGATCCGGAGCGCCCGACCAGCGCGACGTGTTGGCCGGCAGGTATCGACACGTTCAGCCCCTCGTACAGCGGGGTCAGGTGCCCACCATAACGGAACGCCACATGATCGAAGACGATCTCTCCGCGATCGACCCGGATCGGCCGGGCATCCGGCAGATCCGCCACGCCGAAGGGTTCGTCGTGCAGGCGGACCATCTCCTCCATCTCGTTTACGGAACGCTGAAACTGGTGAACGTGCTGGCCGATGTCGCGAAGATAGCCGTGGAGGACAAGGTAGCTCGTCAGCACGTAGACGACCTCGCCCGCGCTCGCCCGCCCGGCCGACCACAGCCAGAGCGCAGTCCCGGTCACCCCCATCCGCATCAGCCACAGCAGGGCCAGTTGGCTGGTGCCGCTCCAGGTGAACAACATCCAGGTGCGGGTCGTCCGCCGGCTCCATTTCTGCAGGATGCGGCTCAGGCCCTGATCCTCGCGATCTTCCGCCCCGAACGCCTTCACGACGGCATTGGTCGCGATCGCGTCGGCCAGCACGCCGCCTACCCGGGTGTCCCACTGGTTCGACAGGCGCGCCGCGGGCGCAAGAACCACCGTCGCCAGAATGATCGTGAGGCCGCCGTAGAGCAACGCGCCGAGCGTCATGACCAGTCCGAGCACGGGCCAGTGCAGGGTCAGCAGCAGCACGGTGCCGACCAGCACCACCACCGACGGCAGCAGCGCGAGCAAGAGAACATCGTTGAGGGTGTCGAGCGCCCACATACCGCGTGTGATCTTGCGAACCGTCGAGCCCGAGAAGCTGTTCGCATGCCAACCGGACGAGAGCCGCTGGACCCGCTGGAACGCCTCGGAAGCCGTCTCCCGCATAGTCGCCTGAGTCAACGGCACGACTCCCCACCAGGCGAGATGGCGAAGCGCCACCATTGCCGTCCCCAGCAACGCGATCGCGACGAACGCGGCCCAGGCCGACCGGCTGCCGGCGGCGCCGGCGCCGAGGGCATCGATCATCCGCCCGGCGAACAGCGGGACGAAGATCTCGGTGACCGTCGCTGCCGACATCGCTCCGCACACGGCCGCGGCGAGCCAAGGGCGCCGCTTCCACTTCGCCCATGCGAAGGCGAGAACGACGCCCAGTGCGGAGGACGCCTGCTTGTTCTTGGAGTTCATGATGCTGCCGCGCTGCCGCGCGTCCTTGTTCTTGTTGTCACTCGCTGGTGCGCAATGCGGCGCACCGAAACCGAAGTCAGCCTTTGCGAAGGCCTCGGCGGGAGAACGGATTGCGAATCGCAGTCATCAACGCTCCCTCCATGAGTGAGCGGCTCCGATAGCCCAAATCCGAGGACCCCGCCAGCCCGGCCGCGCCGCCGACCTCGGACCACGCCCAGCCGCCGCTGCGCACATATGCGCACATCTCATCACGGACACGGCGGGTGGCCTGTATCTGTCCTGTTCTTACGGCGGGTATTTCCGGTGAAAGGCCGTAGTTATACCGCCTCCGTGTGGCCATAGTTG
The nucleotide sequence above comes from Sphingosinicella sp. BN140058. Encoded proteins:
- a CDS encoding helix-turn-helix domain-containing protein, translating into MSALPFLFVRNDAQDEEWKVKAALATAAAAERADDTRRNTRGRLAYLLCELGFQLGRHGGDRDASLPLPRQELSRTLDVPLCKVKRTLALLSLSQVIRIEGDTMRIVDWRRLSSVAQYDPARLEVHEEEDELFASAGAGQEEPSPRLTAAGDPACFV
- a CDS encoding osmoprotectant NAGGN system M42 family peptidase is translated as MPLPSIDCDYLADQLRRLLAIPSPTGYTDPIVRYLSEELERMGVPYSVTRRGAILALYRGREVEGARAIVSHLDTLGATVKMIKDNGRLELVPVGTWSARAAETTRCTILSDEGAFRGTILPLKASGHTFNEEIDTQPVGWQHVELRIDADCTDRKSVEALGIHIGDHVAIDPGTEFLDNGYIVSRHLDDKAGVAAMLAALKAMVDDRVRVPVDIHFIFTITEEVGSGASAVLLDNVVAMVSIDNGTTAPGQNSAEFGVTIGMADQVGPFDYHLTRKLIRLCAEHDIRHQRDVFRYYRSDSASALEGGADVRTALITFGIDASHSYERIHLHALKSIAELTYLYAASPVEIARDIEELAGLEGFTEQPTDPAPHSHDDPSAHG
- a CDS encoding glutaminase; its protein translation is MDYQALIEDVLSDVHAYRGTGKVASYIPVLAQADPHKFGMAIALEDGSTFVAGDGEEAFTIQSLSYVFSLALALHHVKSALWNHVGREPAGSPVNSIIQLEIEKGKPRNPLTSSGALVVCDQLIGRRGREEACAELLEFLRTRSGASDIGIDESIAMSESRAGAFNRSLAHFVAAFGNLSNPPEEVLSLYYRQCSVAMSCRQLAQAGLFLAFDGVDPVKGEVVCTPSRARRINALMLTSGHYDNSGDFAFRVGLPGKSAVSGAILAIVPRVGVVSVWSPGLNDAGTSLVGAVALERLVERTGWSIFV
- a CDS encoding ABC transporter ATP-binding protein codes for the protein MNSKNKQASSALGVVLAFAWAKWKRRPWLAAAVCGAMSAATVTEIFVPLFAGRMIDALGAGAAGSRSAWAAFVAIALLGTAMVALRHLAWWGVVPLTQATMRETASEAFQRVQRLSSGWHANSFSGSTVRKITRGMWALDTLNDVLLLALLPSVVVLVGTVLLLTLHWPVLGLVMTLGALLYGGLTIILATVVLAPAARLSNQWDTRVGGVLADAIATNAVVKAFGAEDREDQGLSRILQKWSRRTTRTWMLFTWSGTSQLALLWLMRMGVTGTALWLWSAGRASAGEVVYVLTSYLVLHGYLRDIGQHVHQFQRSVNEMEEMVRLHDEPFGVADLPDARPIRVDRGEIVFDHVAFRYGGHLTPLYEGLNVSIPAGQHVALVGRSGSGKTTFVKLIQRLHDVRSGAIRIDGQDIATVLQTSLRRQIAIVPQEPLLFHRSLADNIAYARPDASQAEIEQAASLANAHAFISALPQAYRTLVGERGVKLSGGERQRVALARAFLADAPILVLDEATSSLDSDSEALIQQAIERLLVGRTAIVIAHRLSTVRALDRILVFDQGRIVEDGTHEALLARKDGSYRRMFERQSGSGGAEELLS